The DNA window AACTCACTGAGGTTCAGGAACTCAACCTTGTCGATATGCGGAGTAATACAATTGTCAGCCACCGGGATGTGGGGATCGGTGTAAGCCAGGTTCTGCCCGTTCTTGTGACTTTGTATGCGTCACAAAACCAGATCATCGCCATCGAGCAACCGGAAATCCATTTGCACCCGGCGCTCCAGGCCGACTTGGGAGACGTTTTCATTCAATCTGCGCTTGGCCCAGGCAGGAACAGGTTCTTGATTGAAACGCATAGCGAACACTTGCTTTTGCGCGTAATGCGTCGGATGCGTGAAACCAGCAACGACGAACTGCCTGAAGGAATTCCGAAAATTACCCCGGAGGATGTATGTGTACTGTTTGTTGAACCGGACGGGTCTCGAAGTATTGTCCGTGAGATGCCTTTGAATGAAAACGGGGAACTGGTAAAAGCATGGCCTGGAGGCTTTTTCGAGGAAGGTTTGGGGGAGATCTTCTGATGTCTCTTCTTTACGAATACGCATTGACTCCTGATGTTTTCGACGTCAGCTCTTATTCACATGAGGAAGTAGGAACAGCGCGATTTGAACATCTGAAGGAAGTATTTCTTCAGGAAGCCCTGTTGCGTAATCTTCGCGCTGGGGAATGGCTGTCTCTTTTCCGAAACAATGAGCGACCTTGGCATAAAAGAGGAATAGAACTGCTAAAAAAAATGGCTAAACAGAATCGTATTCGACTTGTAGAAAAAGCACTCCAGAATCCGCCAACAAGCGATGTCGACTGGTGCCGGGAGGCCCTAGCGTCACATAGACTTAATCCCTTGACGGGTGTTATTTCCACTGCCATGGTGGTCAATGATGTCGGGCCAAAACCAATTTTGGGTCGAATCGACAGATTAGGAAGTTCCAACTGCTGGACATGTCGAAATTCTTCTGTGCGCCTGTTAAGATGCCGAGCAAACTACGAGGATCAGATCAGACTTATAATGCAATGCGCCAATTCGGTGATGCTCATCGATCCTCACCTTGATCC is part of the bacterium genome and encodes:
- a CDS encoding DUF3696 domain-containing protein codes for the protein NEWLSAPDRLQTPYELRIRHLLTIDDLDPDYTKVIETLEQRFTGDEPYDWDLFGELYSALEKIKQNEAKLTEVQELNLVDMRSNTIVSHRDVGIGVSQVLPVLVTLYASQNQIIAIEQPEIHLHPALQADLGDVFIQSALGPGRNRFLIETHSEHLLLRVMRRMRETSNDELPEGIPKITPEDVCVLFVEPDGSRSIVREMPLNENGELVKAWPGGFFEEGLGEIF